One Herpetosiphonaceae bacterium genomic window, AAAGCCAGCGGCAAGCTTGAGGGCATCGTGATCGTCGGCTTCGACGCCAACCCCGACGCCGCGCAGAGCATCCTGGGCGGCGAGATGAATGCCTCGATCGCGCAAAGCCCAAGCAACATGGGCAAGTTCGGCGTCGAGAGCGCGCTCAAAGCGATCCGTGGCGAGCAGGTCGAGTCACGCATCGACACCGGCACAACCGTCGTCACCAGGGACAACGCGGAGCAGTACGCCAAGTAGAACGTTGTGCAAGTTGTAGGACGCGGCTTGCCGTGCCCAGGGCGTGGTGATGGTGTTTAAGAAATTATTGCGGATACGGCGTAGGGACGACCCGGCAGGTTGCCCAGGGCGAGACATCGCCTCGCCCCTACGAACCGATCCCGATGATGGTGTAACGATCTATCACGCCCGCCATATAGATACGAGGATCTATGCCACCCCGCGATCGAACCTATGACGTGCTGGCGATCGGACGCAGCTCGATCGACCTCTACGCCCACGAGATCGGCGCGCCGATGACCGACGTACGCAGCTTCGACGCCTACGTCGGCGGCTCTCCGACCAACGTCAGCGTCGGGACGCGCCGCCTTGGGCTGCGCTCGGCACTGCTGACGGCGGTCGGCGACGATCAGGTCGGCGAGTTCGTGCTGGCCTTTTTGGAGCGCGAGCGCGTCGTCACCAGCTTTATTCCGCGCAAAGCGGGGCGGCGCACCAGCGCGGTGATCCTGGCGATCCAGCCGCCGGATCGCTTTCCGCTCACGTTCTACCGCGACAACTGCGCCGACATCATGCTGAC contains:
- a CDS encoding PfkB family carbohydrate kinase, whose product is MPPRDRTYDVLAIGRSSIDLYAHEIGAPMTDVRSFDAYVGGSPTNVSVGTRRLGLRSALLTAVGDDQVGEFVLAFLERERVVTSFIPRKAGRRTSAVILAIQPPDRFPLTFYRDNCADIMLTIDDAQAAPIADSRCVFLTGTGLSAEPSRSATFFAAEQARQAETTIFVDLDYRAELWHDTRAFGPTLRSLLRLADLAVGTEEEVRAAGSADDLDRAIERLLTTGIGALVVKRGE